The following coding sequences are from one Pocillopora verrucosa isolate sample1 chromosome 5, ASM3666991v2, whole genome shotgun sequence window:
- the LOC131780447 gene encoding uncharacterized protein codes for MKQNHKTEVSRPRFRLLSLLCIVSRFIVILHNIANVTSDSLQSGENCVSSIKGVVLVKHNYASFVVQNMFACYYQCKGDRRCQSFNFYEKTKICELNNRTQIVGHLNFQPQEGAFYMENPFRATPGSFSELPAISCQEIKESSGGLVPSGRFWLDSGESGDNLKTAYCDMERGVIVECTANPCQNGGSCDYQGKGQYTCRCPQGYSGDHCEKDACSSQPCLNGGICNATASGFTCSCSPLLTGVRCEIGIGVGCDNYITNNDLDRSVHVRQSNNNGKCDKTLLEGWYRFNSTAGTRIPDYCVNTTMCNTHSPGWLNGIHPTPQEGAVNRTICFHFGSNCCAWTSAIMMRNCGLFSTYKLSPTTQCSLRYCVTN; via the exons ATGAAACAGAATCACAAAACGGAG GTTAGCCGCCCAAGGTTTCGCCTATTGTCGCTTTTATGCATAGTTAGTCGTTTCATCGTGATTTTGCACAACATCGCAAATGTTACTAGCGACAGTTTGCAAAGCGGTGAGAACTGTGTATCATCTATCAAAGGAGTTGTTCTCGTGAAACACAATTACGCATCATTTGTTGTCCAGAACATGTTTGCGTGTTATTACCAGTGTAAAGGAGACAGACGATGTCAGAgctttaatttttatgaaaagaCGAAAATTTGTGAGCTGAACAACCGCACTCAGATCGTGGGACATTTGAATTTTCAGCCACAGGAGGGCGCCTTTTACATGGAGAACCCCTTCAGAG CCACTCCAGGCTCCTTTTCCGAGCTTCCTGCAATCTCCTGTCAAGAAATAAAGGAAAGTTCAGGCGGACTGGTACCTAGCGGAAGATTTTGGTTAGATTCAGGGGAGTCTGGTGACAACCTCAAGACAGCTTACTGCGATATGGAAAGAGGAG TCATCGTGGAATGCACCGCCAATCCATGTCAGAATGGTGGCTCATGTGACTATCAGGGGAAGGGACAGTATACATGTCGTTGTCCACAAGGGTACAGCGGGGATCACTGCGAAAAGg ACGCGTGTTCCAGCCAGCCATGCTTGAACGGAGGCATATGCAATGCTACCGCGAGTGGTTTTACATGTTCATGTTCGCCATTGCTAACCGGTGTACGCTGCGAGATTGGTATAG GGGTCGGGTGTGATAATTACATAACGAACAATGACCTTGATCGGAGTGTTCATGTACGTCAATCCAATAACAATGGTAAATGCGATAAAACGTTGTTAGAGGGCTGGTACCGCTTCAATAGCACCGCGGGCACAAGAATACCAGACTACTGTGTGAATACGACAATGTGCAACACTCATTCTCCTGGTTGGCTCAACGGGATCCACCCGACCCCGCAAGAGGGTGCCGTGAACCGCActatttgtttccatttcggcTCAAACTGTTGCGCGTGGACCTCAGCTATAATGatgaggaattgtgggttgtttTCTACGTATAAACTGTCACCCACTACACAATGTTCCCTCAGGTATTGTGTGACAAATTAG
- the LOC131780466 gene encoding transcription factor VBP-like, translating into MESRGSVTARESFPSVSLQYQKLLTSNEYSVRVWDVNDPFAFPFKRSSLFPPRHGQTYNPGMWKSQTQFDKFARMSMFSEGLSRQSPLFSPKQQRWQSVDVKYPYLTSLYSTNVTAPASKLDKKEDSSGSPSSSAQEPPPINNGTANFSTEKSVFLNNGMEEKKMELYTGKTTRQDEEGVQSEDKFSLAMREEGYWERRRKNNLSAKRSRDARRLREQQTQKRATFFEEENLRIRAKINALEDENHRLRRLISNQV; encoded by the coding sequence ATGGAAAGCCGAGGATCTGTAACAGCTCGCGAAAGCTTCCCTAGTGTTTCTTTACAGTATCAAAAGCTTTTGACATCGAATGAGTACTCTGTACGCGTTTGGGACGTAAACGATCCATTTGCATTTCCCTTCAAAAGATCGAGCCTGTTTCCACCAAGACATGGCCAGACCTACAATCCAGGAATGTGGAAAAGTCAAACTCAGTTTGATAAATTTGCCAGGATGAGTATGTTCAGCGAAGGTCTATCACGCCAATCGCCACTCTTTTCACCAAAACAGCAACGTTGGCAATCTGTGGATGTGAAATACCCATACTTAACATCCCTTTATTCTACAAATGTAACTGCTCCTGCCtctaaacttgataaaaaagaGGATTCATCAGGAAGCCCGAGCTCATCTGCACAAGAGCCACCACCTATTAACAATGGGACCGCAAACTTTTCAACAGAAAAGAGTGTATTTTTGAACAATGGGATGGAAGAGAAGAAAATGGAACTATACACTGGTAAAACTACACGGCAAGACGAAGAAGGGGTACAATCCGAAGATAAGTTCAGCTTAGCTATGAGAGAAGAAGGTTACTGGGAACGGAGAAGGAAAAACAACCTTTCAGCAAAGAGGTCACGTGACGCGCGACGATTGAGAGAGCAGCAGACGCAGAAAAGGGCGACTTTCTTTGAGGAGGAAAATCTGCGTATCCGAGCAAAGATAAACGCCTTGGAGGATGAGAATCATCGTCTGAGGAGGCTTATCAGTAACCAAGTGTGA